One segment of Glaciihabitans arcticus DNA contains the following:
- the araA gene encoding L-arabinose isomerase — translation MVPNLAENQVWFLTGSQDLYGEDTLRQVAEQSQAVVDQLNASSDIPVTIVWKPVLKSSEAIRRAMVDANSDDTVVGVITWMHTFSPSKMWIHGFDTLAKPLLHFHTQANVELPWADIDFDFMNLNQAAHGDREHGYILSRMSIPRKTVVGHASNPVVTASIGTWSRAASGWKASQGLKVARFGDNMRNVAVTEGDKTEAEIRLGVSVNTWGVNELVERVDAASAADIDALVAEYIETYDVVAELLVGGARHESLRYGAAIEIGLRSFLEEGGFGAFTDSFEDLGGLRQLPGLAVQRLMADGYGFGGEGDWKTAVLVHIAAVMGSGLPGGASLMEDYTYDMTPGDELILGAHMLEVAPSLSSRTASLEIHPLGIGDREDPVRLVFTADAGPAVVVALSDMRERFRLVANAVTTVEPPASLPKLPVGRAVWKPAPDFSTSATAWLTAGAAHHTVMTTQVGIEAWEDFARIADIELLVIDENTTSRGFAGEVRSNAAYYRLAQGL, via the coding sequence ATCGTGCCCAACCTCGCCGAGAACCAGGTCTGGTTCCTCACCGGGAGCCAGGACCTCTACGGCGAGGACACCCTGCGCCAGGTGGCCGAGCAGTCGCAGGCCGTCGTCGACCAGCTGAACGCGAGCAGCGACATCCCGGTCACGATCGTCTGGAAGCCGGTGCTGAAGTCGTCGGAGGCGATCCGCCGCGCCATGGTCGACGCGAATTCGGATGACACGGTCGTCGGTGTGATCACCTGGATGCACACCTTCAGCCCCTCGAAGATGTGGATCCACGGGTTCGATACGCTCGCGAAGCCGCTGCTGCACTTCCACACCCAGGCGAACGTCGAGCTGCCGTGGGCGGACATCGACTTCGACTTCATGAACCTCAACCAGGCGGCGCACGGCGACCGCGAGCACGGCTACATCCTCAGCCGCATGAGCATCCCGCGCAAGACGGTCGTCGGGCACGCGAGCAATCCCGTCGTCACGGCGAGCATCGGCACCTGGTCGCGCGCTGCGTCCGGCTGGAAGGCCTCGCAGGGGCTCAAGGTCGCGCGCTTCGGTGACAACATGCGTAACGTCGCCGTCACCGAGGGTGACAAGACCGAGGCGGAGATCCGTCTCGGCGTGAGCGTCAACACCTGGGGCGTCAATGAGCTCGTCGAGCGCGTGGACGCGGCAAGCGCCGCCGACATCGACGCGCTTGTCGCCGAGTACATCGAGACCTACGACGTCGTCGCCGAACTGCTGGTCGGAGGCGCGCGCCACGAGTCGCTGCGCTACGGCGCCGCAATCGAGATCGGGCTGCGATCCTTCCTCGAGGAGGGCGGCTTCGGCGCGTTCACCGACAGCTTCGAAGACCTCGGCGGACTGCGCCAGCTGCCCGGCCTCGCCGTTCAGCGCCTGATGGCCGACGGCTACGGCTTCGGCGGCGAGGGGGATTGGAAGACGGCGGTGCTCGTGCATATTGCCGCGGTCATGGGCTCCGGTCTGCCCGGCGGCGCATCCCTCATGGAGGACTACACCTACGACATGACGCCCGGCGACGAGCTGATTCTCGGTGCCCACATGCTCGAGGTCGCCCCGTCGCTCTCCAGCCGCACGGCGAGCCTCGAGATCCACCCGCTCGGCATCGGCGACAGGGAAGACCCGGTGCGCCTGGTCTTCACCGCCGACGCCGGACCCGCCGTGGTCGTCGCGCTCAGCGACATGCGCGAGCGCTTCCGTCTCGTCGCGAACGCCGTCACCACCGTCGAGCCTCCCGCGAGCCTGCCGAAGCTGCCCGTCGGTCGCGCGGTCTGGAAGCCGGCCCCCGACTTCTCCACGAGCGCGACGGCCTGGCTCACCGCCGGGGCCGCTCACCACACGGTGATGACCACCCAGGTCGGAATCGAGGCGTGGGAGGACTTCGCCCGCATCGCCGACATCGAACTTCTCGTCATCGACGAGAACACCACATCCCGCGGGTTCGCCGGCGAGGTGCGGTCCAACGCCGCCTACTACCGATTGGCGCAGGGCCTGTAA
- a CDS encoding L-ribulose-5-phosphate 4-epimerase, with protein MNAFTPEVQVAIARTRDEVARLHEELVRYELVVWTGGNISARVPGADLFVIKPSGVSYDDLAPENMILCDLEGSVIPNTPGWERSPSSDTAAHAYVYRNLPEVGGVVHTHSTYATAWAARGEEIPCVITAMADEFGGPIPVGPFAIIGDDSIGRGIVATLEGHRSRAVLMQNHGVFTIGKDAKDAVKAAVMTEDVARTVHLAKQGGPLIPIPQDAIDALFDRYQNVYGQQPAGVTK; from the coding sequence ATGAACGCCTTCACCCCCGAGGTCCAGGTGGCCATCGCGCGCACTCGCGACGAGGTCGCCCGCCTGCACGAGGAACTCGTGCGCTACGAACTCGTCGTCTGGACGGGCGGCAACATCTCCGCGCGCGTGCCCGGCGCCGACCTGTTCGTCATCAAGCCGAGCGGCGTGAGCTACGACGACCTCGCGCCCGAGAACATGATCCTCTGCGACCTCGAGGGGAGCGTCATCCCGAACACACCGGGCTGGGAGCGCAGCCCGTCGAGCGACACCGCCGCACACGCCTACGTCTACCGCAACCTGCCCGAGGTCGGGGGAGTGGTGCACACGCACTCCACCTACGCCACGGCGTGGGCCGCGCGCGGCGAGGAGATCCCGTGCGTGATCACCGCGATGGCCGATGAGTTCGGCGGGCCAATCCCGGTCGGCCCCTTCGCGATCATCGGCGACGACTCGATCGGGCGCGGTATTGTCGCGACCCTCGAGGGCCACCGCTCGCGCGCCGTGCTCATGCAGAACCACGGCGTCTTCACGATCGGCAAAGACGCGAAGGACGCCGTCAAGGCGGCCGTGATGACCGAGGATGTCGCGCGCACCGTGCACCTCGCGAAGCAGGGTGGGCCGCTCATCCCCATCCCGCAGGACGCGATCGACGCCCTCTTCGACCGTTACCAGAACGTCTACGGACAGCAGCCTGCAGGAGTGACCAAGTGA
- the araB gene encoding ribulokinase, with protein sequence MAPITRSVEQYVVGVDYGTLSGRAVVVRVSDGAELGSATLDYPHAVMDTVLAATGAALPPEWALQVPSDYVDVLKSAVPAAVKNAGIDPTDVIGIATDFTASTPLPVLRDGTPLSELPEFADRPHAYVKLWKHHAAQGQADRINQLATSRDESWLPRYGGFISSEWEFAKGLQLLEEDPELYHRMDHWVEAADWIVWQLSGTYVRNACTAGYKGILQDGAYPSTDFLGALNPDFASFADDKVAHEIGQLGDAAGTLTAEAAAWTGLPEGIAVAVGNVDAHVTAPAAQAVEPGQMVAIMGTSTCHVMNSDVLAEVPGMCGVVDGGIISGLYGYEAGQSGVGDIFAWYVKNQVPARYHEVAEAAGLSIHEHLTELVRDQPVGAHGLVALDWHNGNRSVLVDTNLSGVVFGTTLTTRAEEIYRALFEATAFGARRIVETFNASGVPVTEFIVAGGLLKNSFLMQVYSDILRLPISTIASEQGPALGSAIHAAVAAGAYEDVRAAGRAMGKLNRAVYVPNSAAADAYDALYAEYTLLHDYFGQGGNDVMHRLKTIKREARA encoded by the coding sequence ATTGCCCCCATCACCCGCAGCGTCGAGCAGTACGTTGTCGGTGTCGACTACGGAACCCTCTCCGGTCGGGCCGTCGTCGTGCGCGTGTCCGACGGTGCCGAGCTGGGCTCTGCAACTCTCGACTACCCGCACGCCGTGATGGACACCGTGCTCGCCGCGACCGGTGCCGCGCTCCCGCCCGAGTGGGCGCTGCAGGTGCCGTCCGACTACGTCGATGTGCTCAAGAGCGCGGTCCCGGCCGCAGTGAAGAACGCGGGCATCGACCCGACCGACGTGATCGGCATCGCCACCGACTTCACCGCCTCGACGCCGCTTCCTGTGCTTCGGGATGGCACGCCGCTGAGCGAACTCCCTGAATTCGCCGACCGCCCTCACGCCTACGTCAAGCTGTGGAAGCACCACGCCGCGCAGGGCCAGGCCGACCGGATCAACCAGCTCGCGACATCTCGAGACGAGTCCTGGCTGCCGCGCTACGGCGGCTTCATCTCCAGCGAGTGGGAGTTCGCGAAGGGACTCCAGCTGCTCGAGGAGGACCCGGAGCTCTATCACCGCATGGACCACTGGGTGGAGGCGGCCGACTGGATCGTCTGGCAGCTGAGCGGAACCTACGTCCGCAACGCCTGCACGGCCGGCTACAAGGGCATCCTGCAGGACGGCGCCTACCCGAGCACCGACTTCCTCGGTGCGCTCAACCCGGACTTCGCGAGCTTCGCCGACGACAAGGTCGCGCACGAGATCGGCCAGCTCGGCGACGCGGCCGGAACGCTCACCGCTGAGGCCGCAGCCTGGACGGGACTGCCCGAGGGCATCGCCGTCGCGGTCGGCAATGTCGACGCACACGTCACCGCGCCGGCCGCCCAGGCGGTCGAGCCCGGCCAGATGGTCGCGATCATGGGCACGTCGACCTGCCACGTGATGAACTCCGACGTGCTCGCCGAGGTGCCGGGCATGTGCGGCGTCGTCGACGGCGGCATCATCTCGGGCCTCTACGGTTATGAGGCCGGCCAGTCGGGCGTGGGCGACATCTTCGCCTGGTACGTCAAGAATCAGGTGCCAGCCCGCTACCACGAGGTCGCGGAGGCCGCGGGTCTCAGCATCCACGAACACCTCACTGAACTCGTGCGCGACCAGCCGGTCGGCGCGCACGGGCTCGTAGCCCTCGACTGGCATAACGGCAACCGCTCCGTGCTGGTCGACACCAACCTCTCCGGTGTGGTCTTCGGAACCACCCTGACGACTCGCGCCGAAGAGATCTACCGTGCACTGTTTGAGGCCACCGCGTTCGGCGCCCGCCGCATCGTGGAGACGTTCAATGCCAGCGGCGTCCCCGTGACCGAGTTCATCGTCGCGGGCGGGCTGCTGAAGAACAGCTTCCTCATGCAGGTGTACAGCGACATCCTTCGCCTGCCGATCTCGACCATTGCGAGCGAGCAGGGTCCGGCCCTCGGTTCGGCCATCCACGCCGCCGTCGCAGCCGGTGCATACGAGGATGTCCGTGCCGCCGGCCGCGCCATGGGCAAGTTGAACCGCGCGGTGTATGTACCCAACAGCGCTGCGGCCGACGCCTACGACGCGCTCTACGCGGAATACACCCTGCTGCACGACTACTTCGGCCAGGGCGGCAACGACGTGATGCACCGCCTCAAGACGATCAAGAGGGAGGCCCGCGCATGA
- a CDS encoding LacI family DNA-binding transcriptional regulator: protein MEPEKVRAPNIRDVAAGAGVSYQTVSRVLNDSPSIKPSTRQRVLDVIKELDYRPNQAARALVTSRSRTIGVLSAQNNAFYGPTTAINSIEQSAREAGYRLSITNINTSDYTSIKAGIDYLLSQSVEALVVVAPQVRVFDVINELSVGVPYISLETTGRNPGHNLSVDQIGGARLATKHLIDLGHTEIMHISGPQDWIEAEARMQGFLHEINVAELRTRAPILGDWSASFGYYAGLELLRYRDFTAVFAGNDQMALGFIHACREMGLDVPGDISIVGFDDIPEAAHFFPPLTTVRQNFAEVGRKAIGLLLAELQGIAPVDRDPVAPELIVRASTARV, encoded by the coding sequence ATGGAGCCGGAGAAGGTTCGCGCGCCGAACATCCGCGACGTCGCTGCCGGCGCGGGTGTCTCCTACCAGACCGTCTCCCGGGTGCTGAATGACAGCCCCAGCATCAAGCCCTCGACGCGGCAGCGCGTGCTCGACGTCATCAAGGAACTCGACTACCGCCCCAACCAGGCGGCGCGCGCCCTCGTCACGAGCCGCTCGCGCACCATCGGGGTGCTGTCCGCGCAGAACAACGCCTTCTACGGTCCGACCACCGCGATCAACTCGATCGAGCAGTCTGCCCGAGAGGCGGGCTACCGACTCAGCATCACCAACATCAACACGAGCGACTACACCTCGATCAAGGCCGGCATCGACTACCTGCTCAGCCAGTCGGTCGAGGCGCTCGTCGTCGTCGCACCCCAGGTGCGCGTGTTCGACGTGATCAATGAGTTATCCGTCGGGGTGCCGTACATCTCCCTCGAGACCACGGGGCGCAACCCCGGCCACAACCTCTCCGTCGACCAGATCGGCGGCGCGCGGCTCGCAACCAAGCACCTCATCGACCTGGGGCACACCGAGATCATGCACATCTCCGGTCCGCAGGACTGGATCGAGGCCGAAGCGCGTATGCAGGGCTTCCTGCACGAGATCAACGTGGCGGAGCTGCGCACGCGCGCGCCGATCCTCGGCGACTGGAGCGCTTCGTTCGGCTACTACGCGGGGCTCGAGCTGCTGCGCTATCGCGACTTCACGGCCGTGTTCGCCGGCAACGACCAGATGGCGCTCGGCTTCATCCACGCCTGCCGCGAGATGGGGCTGGATGTTCCCGGTGACATCAGCATCGTCGGCTTCGACGACATCCCCGAGGCGGCGCACTTCTTCCCGCCCCTCACAACGGTGCGGCAGAACTTCGCTGAGGTCGGGCGCAAAGCGATCGGCCTGCTCCTCGCCGAACTGCAGGGCATCGCGCCCGTCGACCGGGATCCCGTCGCCCCCGAGCTCATCGTGCGGGCCTCGACGGCGCGCGTCTGA
- a CDS encoding sugar-binding protein — translation MKKILLATTTVAAITALALSGCAGGREEAPEAGGDGGFAADSLIGVALPDKTSENWVLAGGLFEDGLKEAGFEYDVQYAGASNAVKDQQDQISAMVTNGAKVIIIGAKDGGQLGTQVQAAKDSGAIVIAYDRLIVDTENVDYYVAFDNFKVGELQGEALLEGLAAKFPDKKTYNIELFSGSSDDSNAPVFFDGAMKVLQPKIDDGTLVVVSGQTDIKQTATAGWKPENAQSRAETLLQGSYSGKDLDGVLSPNDTLARAIITAVKSDGRDVPVVTGQDSEVESVKSIMAGEQYSTINKDTRLLVAQAIEMAQTLQKGEEIATNSDEYNNGVKVVPAFLLDPVIVTKENAADAYKNDPKLSPLTK, via the coding sequence ATGAAGAAGATCCTTCTCGCGACCACGACAGTGGCCGCGATCACAGCACTCGCGCTTTCCGGTTGCGCCGGCGGACGCGAAGAGGCTCCCGAAGCCGGCGGAGATGGTGGATTCGCAGCAGACTCCCTCATCGGCGTCGCACTGCCCGACAAGACCTCGGAGAACTGGGTTCTCGCGGGCGGCCTCTTCGAGGACGGCCTCAAGGAAGCCGGCTTCGAGTACGACGTCCAGTACGCCGGTGCCAGCAACGCCGTCAAGGACCAGCAGGACCAGATCTCGGCCATGGTCACCAACGGTGCCAAGGTCATCATCATCGGCGCGAAGGACGGCGGCCAGCTCGGCACGCAGGTCCAGGCTGCCAAGGACAGCGGCGCCATCGTCATCGCGTACGACCGCCTCATCGTTGACACCGAGAACGTCGACTACTACGTCGCGTTCGACAACTTCAAGGTCGGCGAGCTCCAGGGTGAGGCCCTCCTCGAGGGACTCGCAGCCAAGTTCCCGGACAAGAAGACCTACAACATCGAGCTGTTCTCGGGCTCCTCGGATGACTCGAACGCTCCCGTCTTCTTCGACGGCGCCATGAAGGTCCTCCAGCCGAAGATCGACGACGGAACCCTCGTCGTCGTCTCGGGCCAGACCGACATCAAGCAGACGGCTACCGCCGGCTGGAAGCCGGAGAACGCCCAGTCCCGCGCAGAGACTCTTCTGCAGGGCAGCTACTCGGGCAAGGACCTCGACGGCGTTCTCTCGCCGAACGACACCCTCGCTCGCGCCATCATCACGGCAGTCAAGTCCGACGGCCGCGACGTTCCCGTCGTGACCGGTCAGGACTCCGAGGTTGAGTCCGTCAAGTCGATCATGGCTGGCGAGCAGTACTCCACCATCAACAAGGACACCCGCCTCCTCGTTGCCCAGGCCATCGAGATGGCTCAGACCCTCCAGAAGGGCGAGGAGATCGCCACGAACAGCGACGAGTACAACAACGGTGTCAAGGTTGTTCCCGCGTTCCTGCTCGACCCGGTGATCGTCACCAAGGAGAACGCGGCTGACGCGTACAAGAACGACCCGAAGCTCTCGCCGCTCACCAAGTAG
- the mmsB gene encoding multiple monosaccharide ABC transporter permease, translating into MSAPDSTKTGFQFRDLKNIFGNGGSLKQFGILAALIVIILFFQWWTNGTTLSPGNVINIVQQYSYILILAIGMVMVIIAGHIDLSVGSVAALVGIVVAMSMRDWGFPWYLAIVLGLVVGAAIGAWQGFWVAYVGVPAFIVTLAGMLLWRGANQFIGDADTIPVPKEFVYIGGGYLPEWGPDTGYNNSTLLLGIIISAVLVYNEWRGRVTRRKMGSDPVPLWVSIVRVGILVAVVLYAATLFGGYREGTSFPVSGVILGVLILIYSFVTRNTILGRHIYAVGGNRHAAALSGVKSKRVDFLVMMNMSILAAVAGMIFVARSQASGPFDGTGWELDAIAAVFIGGAAVAGGVGTVVGSIIGGLVMAVLNNGLVLKGIGSDQVQMIKGLVLLVAVAIDVYNKSQGRFSLIDLITRGRGKGKDSVSTDANESVRPDATKPDPTLPG; encoded by the coding sequence ATGAGCGCACCCGACAGCACCAAGACCGGTTTCCAGTTCCGGGACCTGAAGAACATCTTCGGAAACGGCGGATCCCTCAAGCAGTTCGGCATCCTCGCCGCGCTGATCGTCATCATCCTCTTCTTCCAGTGGTGGACGAACGGAACGACGCTCTCCCCGGGCAACGTCATCAACATCGTGCAGCAGTACTCCTACATCCTGATCCTCGCGATCGGCATGGTCATGGTGATCATCGCGGGCCACATCGACCTCTCGGTCGGATCCGTCGCGGCCCTCGTCGGCATCGTCGTCGCGATGTCCATGCGCGACTGGGGCTTCCCGTGGTACCTGGCGATCGTGCTCGGGCTCGTCGTCGGAGCCGCTATCGGCGCGTGGCAGGGGTTCTGGGTCGCCTACGTCGGGGTTCCAGCCTTTATCGTGACCCTGGCCGGCATGCTCCTCTGGCGCGGTGCCAACCAGTTCATCGGTGACGCGGACACGATCCCCGTTCCCAAGGAGTTCGTCTACATCGGTGGCGGCTACCTCCCCGAGTGGGGTCCGGACACCGGCTACAACAACTCCACCCTCCTGCTCGGCATCATCATCTCGGCCGTGCTCGTCTACAACGAGTGGCGCGGTCGCGTGACCCGTCGCAAGATGGGCTCCGACCCCGTGCCGCTCTGGGTCAGCATCGTGCGCGTCGGCATCCTCGTCGCCGTCGTTCTCTACGCCGCAACCCTCTTCGGCGGTTACCGCGAGGGCACCAGCTTCCCCGTGTCGGGCGTCATCCTCGGTGTGCTCATCCTGATCTACTCGTTCGTCACGAGAAACACCATCCTGGGCCGCCACATCTACGCGGTCGGTGGCAACCGTCATGCCGCGGCACTCTCGGGCGTCAAGTCCAAGCGCGTCGACTTCCTCGTCATGATGAACATGTCGATCCTCGCCGCGGTCGCCGGCATGATCTTCGTCGCCCGTTCGCAGGCTTCCGGCCCGTTCGACGGCACCGGCTGGGAGCTCGACGCCATCGCCGCGGTCTTCATCGGTGGCGCGGCCGTCGCCGGTGGTGTCGGAACCGTGGTCGGCTCGATCATCGGTGGCCTCGTCATGGCAGTTCTCAACAACGGCCTCGTGCTCAAGGGCATCGGCTCCGACCAGGTGCAGATGATCAAGGGCCTCGTGCTGCTCGTCGCCGTCGCCATCGACGTCTACAACAAGAGCCAGGGCCGCTTCTCGCTCATCGACCTCATCACCCGCGGTCGCGGCAAGGGCAAGGACTCGGTCTCCACCGACGCGAACGAGAGTGTGCGTCCGGATGCAACGAAGCCCGACCCCACCCTCCCGGGCTAA
- the mmsA gene encoding multiple monosaccharide ABC transporter ATP-binding protein, which translates to MNSITKEFPGVKALDQVSLTVKAGEIHAICGENGAGKSTLMKVLSGVYPFGSYEGDIVYQGAVVKFKDIRSSEAAGIVIIHQELALIPTLSITENIFLGNEPGRGGVIDWVSAKKTAIELLARVGLTDDPDVLIKDIGVGKQQLVEIAKAINKKVKLLILDEPTAALNEQESQHLLDLIRGLKGRGIASIMISHKLNEIESVADSITIIRDGKSVETLDVVADGVDEDRIIRGMVGRTLENRFPDRHPHIGEVFFEVKDWNVQHPISAERKVVKHANFTVRRGEVVGFAGLMGAGRTELAMSIFGHSYGKFLSGQAFKDGKEINLNSVTKAIDNGLAYVSEDRKALGLNLLDDIKRSVVSAKLSKISKADVVDGSAEYTIAEEYRKSLRIKTPTVDEGVNKLSGGNQQKVVLAKWMFTDPDLLILDEPTRGIDVGAKSEIYGIIRDLAAQGKGVIIISSELPELLGVSDRIYTIFEGQITSEIQAADADPETLMKSMTSAKKKVAAA; encoded by the coding sequence ATGAACTCCATCACCAAGGAGTTCCCCGGCGTCAAAGCCCTCGACCAGGTCTCCCTCACGGTGAAGGCCGGTGAGATCCACGCGATCTGCGGTGAAAACGGCGCGGGCAAGTCGACCCTCATGAAGGTCCTGTCGGGCGTCTACCCCTTCGGAAGCTACGAGGGTGACATCGTCTACCAGGGCGCGGTCGTGAAGTTCAAGGACATCCGATCGAGCGAGGCCGCGGGCATCGTCATCATCCACCAGGAGCTCGCGCTCATCCCGACGCTCTCGATCACCGAGAACATCTTCCTCGGCAACGAGCCCGGCCGTGGCGGCGTCATCGACTGGGTCTCCGCCAAGAAGACCGCCATCGAGCTGCTCGCGCGCGTGGGCCTCACCGACGACCCCGACGTGCTCATCAAGGACATCGGTGTCGGCAAGCAGCAGCTCGTCGAGATCGCCAAGGCGATCAACAAGAAGGTCAAGCTGCTCATCCTCGACGAGCCGACCGCCGCGCTCAACGAGCAGGAGTCGCAGCACCTCCTCGACCTGATCCGCGGGCTCAAGGGCCGCGGCATCGCGTCGATCATGATCTCCCACAAGCTCAACGAGATCGAGTCGGTCGCCGACTCGATCACCATCATCCGCGACGGCAAGTCGGTCGAGACACTCGACGTCGTCGCCGACGGTGTTGACGAGGACCGCATCATCCGCGGGATGGTCGGTCGCACGCTCGAGAACCGGTTCCCGGATCGTCATCCACACATCGGCGAAGTGTTCTTCGAGGTCAAGGACTGGAACGTGCAGCACCCGATCTCCGCCGAGCGCAAGGTCGTCAAGCACGCCAACTTCACCGTGCGTCGCGGCGAGGTCGTCGGATTCGCCGGACTCATGGGCGCCGGTCGCACCGAGCTCGCGATGAGCATCTTCGGCCACTCCTACGGCAAGTTCCTCTCCGGCCAGGCCTTCAAGGACGGCAAGGAGATCAACCTGAACTCGGTCACCAAGGCGATCGACAACGGTCTCGCCTACGTGAGCGAGGACCGCAAGGCACTCGGGCTCAACCTGCTCGACGACATCAAGCGCTCCGTCGTCTCGGCCAAGCTCTCCAAGATCTCGAAGGCCGACGTCGTCGACGGCTCGGCCGAGTACACGATCGCCGAGGAGTACCGCAAGAGCCTCCGCATCAAGACCCCCACGGTCGACGAGGGTGTGAACAAGCTCTCCGGTGGCAACCAGCAGAAGGTGGTGCTCGCCAAGTGGATGTTCACCGACCCCGACCTGCTGATCCTGGATGAGCCCACCCGCGGCATCGACGTCGGCGCCAAGTCGGAGATCTACGGAATCATCCGTGACCTCGCGGCCCAGGGCAAGGGCGTCATCATCATCTCGTCGGAGCTTCCCGAGCTGCTCGGTGTCTCCGACCGCATCTACACGATTTTCGAAGGCCAGATCACAAGCGAGATCCAGGCCGCAGACGCAGACCCCGAAACCCTGATGAAGAGCATGACTTCAGCGAAGAAGAAAGTGGCCGCCGCATGA
- a CDS encoding ROK family transcriptional regulator — protein MDSLKHHGHLTQVELAGATGLSPATVSNIVKELSASGVLHTTVASRSGRRAIEVTLARQLGLVAGLHFSARYLRIAISDIGKTVVAENHVPLALEHRYDSELNRAALLLSDMVESVNGTLSDILAVGVALPVPVDKNSGMISTPGIMRGWEGVDVAEELAARIQCPVYVDNEANLGGLAELRSGAARDSSGAAFIRVGHSISAGLLINGQIFRGTTGKAGQIGHVTIDENGPICRCGSRGCLDTLAGGPALLELFRGDPGMQRLRDLLLRAESGDASARRVIADAGRHIGIAAASLCNLFDPETLVIGGELALAGETLLAPMRHALERSVLASSDGSVPTIVQGELGDRAELLGCLALAIDHVGVDADLRFPAIANAATGLRA, from the coding sequence GTGGACTCACTCAAGCACCATGGGCATCTGACGCAAGTGGAGTTGGCCGGAGCCACAGGACTGTCTCCGGCGACCGTGTCGAACATCGTCAAGGAGCTCTCGGCATCGGGAGTCCTGCACACCACGGTCGCCTCGCGCAGCGGCCGCCGGGCCATCGAGGTCACCCTCGCCCGCCAGCTCGGGCTCGTCGCCGGCCTGCACTTCTCGGCCCGCTACCTGCGCATCGCGATCTCCGACATCGGCAAGACGGTCGTCGCCGAGAATCACGTTCCGCTCGCCCTCGAGCACCGTTACGACAGCGAGCTCAACCGCGCGGCCCTGCTGCTCAGCGACATGGTCGAGTCGGTCAACGGCACCCTCTCCGACATCCTCGCGGTCGGCGTCGCGCTGCCAGTGCCGGTCGACAAGAACTCGGGCATGATCTCGACGCCCGGCATCATGCGCGGTTGGGAGGGTGTGGATGTCGCGGAGGAACTCGCCGCCCGCATCCAGTGCCCCGTGTACGTCGACAACGAGGCCAACCTGGGCGGGCTCGCCGAGCTCCGCAGCGGCGCCGCGCGCGACTCGAGCGGTGCGGCGTTCATCCGCGTCGGGCACAGCATCAGCGCGGGGCTGCTCATCAACGGCCAGATCTTCCGAGGCACGACCGGCAAGGCGGGGCAGATCGGCCACGTCACGATCGACGAGAACGGCCCCATCTGCCGCTGCGGATCCCGCGGCTGCCTCGACACCCTCGCCGGCGGACCGGCCCTGCTCGAGCTGTTCCGCGGCGACCCCGGAATGCAGCGCCTGCGCGACCTGCTGCTGCGCGCCGAGAGTGGCGACGCGAGCGCACGGCGCGTCATTGCCGATGCCGGCCGTCACATCGGCATCGCCGCCGCGAGCCTCTGCAACCTCTTCGACCCCGAGACCCTCGTGATCGGCGGCGAGCTCGCCCTCGCCGGCGAGACACTCCTCGCCCCCATGCGCCACGCGCTCGAGCGCAGCGTGCTGGCCAGCTCCGACGGCAGCGTGCCCACGATCGTGCAGGGCGAACTCGGTGACCGGGCAGAGCTGCTCGGCTGCCTCGCCCTTGCCATTGATCACGTCGGCGTCGACGCTGATCTCCGTTTTCCGGCAATCGCGAACGCAGCCACCGGACTGCGGGCATGA